The Pirellulaceae bacterium region CAACTGCAATACAACGGTGACTCTAACTTGCAGGTAGTTAGCTTCCGGCAAATGCTAGTTTCCAAATCAGCATGGCCAAAATGGACAGCAGCGACAGTCCGCCGACAAAGGCGAACAAATTGGCGGCCATAATGTATTCGTGGTCGCGGGCTCGGGCGGCCGCCGTCCACTCTAACTCCCCATCAAGTTGCATAATCTTGCTGATCGCGCTTTTTGTGAAAGCTGGCCGCTGTGGGTCGGCACTGACAAAATAGCACCCAGAGAACAGGAACTGGGTGTTGGCTAGTTCCGGCTCTACCTGGGGATCAAATCCTGCACCGGCAGCCAAAATTTTGCCCAAGTTTGCAGCAAATCTTCCTCGAATTCGGCAGAGTAATTTCAGTAGTCGCAGATTGTACTTTTGCTTGAGTGCGTTCTCTTTCTGAAAGAGCAGATAGGTCCAGTCTTCGAAGGCTCCGACCGCGTGGGCGGTGATGGCTTGCAGCCGCACAGCGGTTGGGCTATTCCAGACTTCGCTTCCTCGACCAAAACGCGATGAGCGGCATTCACGCTCGCCCACGCGCTTGACCAGCTCTTGGAATCCATCGTCCGATTCCATTTCGGTCACTAGCACCACATGAGGGCAACGAACCTTGACCAATTCTCGCAAGGTTCGCAAATCACTTTTTAGCCCGATCTGCAATTGGCCACTGACCTTCTCAACCAGCTCAAAGGGCAACAGAGTAACGATGCCATTGATCGGACAGATGGGCTGCCGTGATTTGGCAATCAAGCCGCAGACGTATCTCAGTTTTTGATCACGCTGGTGGATTTGTTCAGAGTTCAAACTGGCGGTCAGCGATCCGGAGGGCTTGATGGCCTCGATGACCTGGCCAAAATCCTCTAAGCCGGTCAGATCGGCCGGCAGCATCAAAGTTTTGTCTACTTGTTCCTCTGCCGGGGGAAGATAGGTATCGTGTAAACCGCTGGAATCGCTGCGCGCCCCGGTTGTTTGGCCAAGCAATTTGGCGTAGTGAGTCGGATCCATAGTCGCTCCCAAGTCTGGAGCGTTGCTAGAAGGAACTGCTGCGCTGGTAGGGCTGCCGACGGTCAATTCGGCGCCGGCCAAGCCTGACAGATAGCTGCAACCATTGAGTGAAATAAAGATCGCGTCTGCCGTGGCATAGAAGCCAATGTCCGACCGCTCGCTGGGCGGTAACGTGATAACTAGAGGTAATTGAGCAGCATTGAGCATTTCTAGTACCGTCGAACATTCCCGGCCGCCTAACACGAGATAGATTGGTACGTTCTTAAACGCGACCTGATGTTGTTCGCATTGCTGCAGGGCCAGCTTCCACAGTTGGTCGATCTCGGGATAGCGAGAATCCTCCTGAATCATCCAGAATTTTACCAGGTAATGGACGATGACAGGTATGACGCATACACCGCCAAACAGTAGCAACCACACAAACCACTCTTGGCGCTGAATGGTATCGTAGCCAATCCAATACTTGACTATCGCCGCGATATACACGATCAACAAGAATAAAAACGCAATTAGCGCGGCCAGTTTTGGCAGTGGAAGCGACGGAAGTCGCTTCAGTCCAGGAACGATGCGTAGTGTCAGTTGAAACAACCGTCGCACAGGTGACGTAATGAAGTTGATGGCTGAAAAGAGACCGCTGGGATTCACTGAGAAGGGTCTCCAAAGAGTTGTGAGAAATCAATCAGCAGCGTGGCCGTGGCGATGGCACAGCCCAGCAGCACTACACTCAGCACTGCGCTGGTAATCAACCACGAACGACCCGCCAGCGGTCGAGCTCCGGAACCAACTTGAATTTCATCAGGTATGGGCGGCCTACCTTGTTTCAGCTGTAGGCTGCGGGCGGCGCGTGCGCACCAGGCCTCGATCGACTCGGGCAGGTTGAAACGCTTGATGCAAGAACTCCGATAGCTGGCGTCTGATGAAGCGTAGAAGCCGCGAAAACCAAGAACCACCGACAGATAGTAGACTTCCAGGGCATCTTTGCAGGACAATTCGCCAGCCCGATTAGCGTTACCGAAGAAGTCCTCGTGGGCCTTGCGATCGCCGAAGTACTTTCGCTCCAAG contains the following coding sequences:
- a CDS encoding DotU family type IV/VI secretion system protein; the encoded protein is MVGRAPVNNLGSECAIPWPLSSLLLGISVRPEFAGQIDPIFLSIMDYVERMERHERLVERQVQAHIENKLDAAENALGNTDQWRLSKYALCALIDDLFIAAPWGGRAWWTDNCLERKYFGDRKAHEDFFGNANRAGELSCKDALEVYYLSVVLGFRGFYASSDASYRSSCIKRFNLPESIEAWCARAARSLQLKQGRPPIPDEIQVGSGARPLAGRSWLITSAVLSVVLLGCAIATATLLIDFSQLFGDPSQ